In Fluviispira sanaruensis, a genomic segment contains:
- the nth gene encoding endonuclease III gives MKEVKLINKKQCDEVFKILFQTWPQAQCELLHNNHFQLLIAVVLSAQATDKSVNKALEPLLQQSPFFSAADLIEMGEESFLKVIKSIGLAPTKARNCFKLAKILQEKYLGDVPLEREKLEELPGVGRKTANVILNVLCNLPTMAVDTHVERLSQRIGLVLQTKDRLKIEEELLKRVPQKYAVKAHHILIFHGRYHCVARKPKCELCPIEHLCLKVGVTH, from the coding sequence GTGAAAGAGGTTAAATTAATAAATAAAAAACAATGCGATGAAGTCTTTAAAATACTTTTTCAGACTTGGCCTCAAGCGCAATGTGAATTGCTCCACAATAATCACTTTCAGCTTTTAATCGCTGTGGTTTTAAGCGCGCAAGCGACAGATAAATCTGTTAACAAAGCGCTTGAACCACTTCTTCAACAATCTCCTTTTTTTTCCGCTGCAGATCTCATTGAAATGGGTGAAGAATCATTTCTAAAAGTGATAAAAAGCATTGGACTCGCCCCGACAAAAGCGCGCAATTGTTTTAAATTAGCGAAAATTTTACAAGAAAAATACCTTGGGGATGTCCCACTTGAGCGTGAAAAACTTGAAGAATTACCTGGAGTCGGGCGTAAAACGGCAAATGTAATCTTAAATGTCCTCTGCAATCTTCCCACAATGGCAGTTGATACGCATGTAGAAAGATTATCCCAAAGAATTGGCCTCGTTTTGCAAACAAAAGATCGGCTTAAAATTGAAGAGGAACTCTTAAAAAGAGTTCCGCAAAAATATGCCGTAAAAGCACATCATATTCTTATTTTTCACGGTAGATATCACTGTGTGGCAAGAAAACCAAAGTGTGAACTCTGTCCAATAGAACATTTATGTCTAAAAGTTGGGGTCACACATTGA
- the dnaB gene encoding replicative DNA helicase, which yields MNSTPQNTPSIAGLPHSREAEQAVLGTILATPSSVFGHTDKLIPEYFFDPQHRVIVSAMRELVAENTPADVTLVYGKLREKGDNLKAGDLEGVRRLLEFNARPELLGYWLDEVKKYWELRLVIEACAEIVGRGKKVAGANVEEFLSYAESKFTQLAESRITTGLIPSASVVKETILDLEKLFQNPGKITGIPSGFTDLDRITAGFQPSDLIILAARPAMGKTSLALNFAANAVFLHQKSVAFFSLEMSNSQLMQRMLATAAKIESHKFRDGKMTSEELARLYPEAASFQTDKLLLDDSPGISIIDLASRCRKVKRERGTLDLIIVDYLQLMSAGASHGKASQSREREISIISMGLKALAKELNCPVIALSQLNRGLEQRPDKRPRPSDLRESGSIEQDADQIMFVYRDEVYNKDTTDKGIAEIIIGKNRHGAIDTVKLAFQNSFTSFHNLARFDS from the coding sequence ATGAATTCTACACCACAAAATACCCCTAGCATTGCCGGTTTACCTCATTCGAGAGAAGCAGAACAAGCTGTACTTGGTACCATTCTTGCCACACCTTCCAGTGTTTTTGGTCACACAGACAAACTCATACCCGAATATTTTTTCGACCCACAGCATAGAGTTATCGTTTCCGCCATGCGCGAACTCGTAGCAGAAAATACTCCCGCTGATGTTACTTTAGTCTATGGTAAATTAAGAGAAAAAGGTGATAATCTAAAGGCAGGAGATCTTGAAGGCGTTCGTAGACTTCTTGAATTTAATGCCCGGCCTGAATTACTTGGTTATTGGTTAGATGAAGTTAAAAAATATTGGGAACTGCGCCTTGTCATTGAGGCATGTGCAGAAATAGTGGGTCGAGGTAAAAAAGTTGCGGGTGCAAATGTAGAAGAATTTTTAAGTTATGCGGAATCAAAATTCACCCAATTAGCAGAGTCAAGAATAACCACTGGGCTTATACCGTCAGCCAGCGTTGTTAAAGAAACAATTCTTGATCTCGAAAAATTATTTCAAAATCCAGGCAAAATAACAGGAATCCCTAGTGGATTTACGGACCTTGATCGCATAACAGCTGGATTTCAACCCTCAGATTTAATTATTCTTGCAGCAAGACCCGCAATGGGAAAAACTTCTTTAGCATTAAATTTTGCTGCCAATGCTGTCTTTCTTCATCAAAAATCCGTTGCTTTTTTTAGTCTTGAAATGAGCAATTCGCAATTGATGCAACGTATGCTTGCAACGGCTGCAAAAATTGAATCGCATAAATTCAGAGATGGTAAGATGACAAGTGAAGAACTTGCTCGCCTTTATCCTGAAGCGGCGTCATTTCAAACGGATAAACTTTTATTGGATGACTCCCCTGGAATTAGTATTATTGACCTCGCAAGCCGCTGTCGCAAAGTGAAAAGAGAACGCGGAACATTAGATCTCATCATTGTTGACTATTTGCAACTTATGTCCGCAGGCGCTTCCCATGGAAAAGCTTCGCAGAGCCGTGAAAGAGAAATTTCAATCATAAGTATGGGACTAAAAGCATTAGCAAAAGAACTTAATTGCCCCGTAATTGCCTTATCACAGCTCAATCGTGGCCTTGAACAAAGACCTGATAAGAGACCACGTCCTTCGGACTTACGCGAATCCGGATCAATCGAGCAAGATGCAGACCAAATTATGTTTGTTTATCGTGATGAAGTGTATAACAAAGACACCACCGATAAAGGAATTGCAGAAATCATAATTGGAAAAAACAGGCATGGTGCAATTGACACTGTAAAACTTGCCTTCCAAAATAGCTTCACTTCATTTCATAATCTTGCACGCTTTGATAGTTAA
- the ychF gene encoding redox-regulated ATPase YchF: MGFNCGIVGLPNVGKSTLFNAVTRTANAQAANYPFCTIEPNVGRVAVPDERMEKINAIIKAKKIVPTFMEFVDIAGLVKGASRGEGLGNQFLGHIKQVDAIVHVVRCFEDSNITHVDGNTDPARDVDTINTELIYCDFETVTKSVDKMSRLLKNNDKKILISHECGLRLKDHLEQLKPARTFSVKNEDEEDYLKSLHLITKKQVLYAANVNENELADNGENSKHVKVLREIAHKEGAQVVVVSARLEEELGQLEPEDAQVYMDDLNIKESGLDRLIKAGYSILGLMTYFTAGVQEIRAWTIPKECKAPQAAGVIHSDFEKGFICAEVYAYDDLMRLGSEAKVKEAGLYRKEGRDYLCKDGDIMNFLFNV, from the coding sequence ATGGGTTTTAATTGTGGAATAGTAGGCCTTCCGAACGTAGGAAAATCAACATTATTTAATGCAGTAACTCGAACAGCAAATGCCCAAGCGGCCAATTACCCTTTTTGCACAATTGAGCCAAATGTTGGGCGAGTTGCTGTTCCAGATGAAAGAATGGAAAAAATTAATGCTATTATAAAAGCAAAAAAAATTGTGCCAACTTTCATGGAGTTTGTTGATATCGCTGGCCTCGTAAAGGGAGCGAGCCGCGGTGAAGGGCTTGGAAATCAATTTTTAGGGCATATAAAACAAGTTGATGCCATTGTGCATGTGGTTCGTTGTTTTGAAGATTCGAATATCACTCACGTTGATGGAAATACCGATCCCGCAAGAGACGTTGACACCATTAACACTGAACTCATTTATTGCGATTTTGAAACTGTGACAAAAAGCGTCGATAAAATGTCACGCTTGTTAAAAAACAATGATAAAAAAATATTAATTTCACATGAATGTGGTTTGCGCCTGAAAGATCACTTGGAGCAGCTTAAACCAGCACGCACTTTTTCAGTGAAAAATGAAGATGAAGAAGACTACTTAAAAAGCTTGCATTTAATTACAAAGAAACAAGTCCTTTATGCAGCCAATGTGAATGAAAATGAACTCGCTGACAATGGTGAAAACTCTAAACATGTTAAAGTTTTAAGAGAAATTGCGCATAAAGAGGGTGCGCAGGTTGTTGTCGTTTCTGCGCGCCTTGAAGAAGAATTAGGTCAGCTTGAACCAGAAGATGCTCAGGTCTATATGGATGATCTGAATATCAAAGAATCTGGGCTCGATCGCTTGATAAAAGCAGGATATTCAATTTTAGGGCTTATGACGTATTTTACAGCAGGTGTGCAGGAAATAAGAGCATGGACAATTCCAAAGGAATGTAAGGCTCCACAAGCTGCGGGAGTTATTCACTCTGATTTTGAAAAAGGATTTATTTGTGCAGAGGTCTACGCATATGATGATCTCATGCGTCTTGGCAGTGAAGCTAAAGTCAAAGAAGCGGGTTTGTATCGCAAAGAAGGACGTGATTATCTATGTAAAGACGGAGATATTATGAACTTTTTATTCAATGTGTGA
- a CDS encoding helix-turn-helix domain-containing protein yields MNSENLNRTIEGATVQGPTDDSDNTAMTNEKLLSFSSCPEEFKLFIEETSLEKLVYWKLHNLFEKFDEDSPNDILKTVLAHVERPLFALVLKKTKGNQSKAADVLGCNRNTLHRKLKEFSIEPRDLRRALRNSERSSAKSTFNARLEENSAEARQ; encoded by the coding sequence ATGAATTCTGAAAATCTTAATAGAACAATAGAGGGAGCAACTGTTCAAGGACCAACAGACGACTCAGATAATACTGCTATGACGAATGAAAAACTTCTTAGTTTTTCATCGTGTCCTGAAGAGTTTAAATTGTTTATTGAAGAAACAAGCTTAGAAAAACTTGTCTATTGGAAACTTCACAATCTTTTTGAAAAATTCGATGAAGATTCACCAAATGATATTTTAAAAACAGTATTGGCGCACGTTGAAAGACCTCTTTTTGCACTCGTGCTCAAAAAGACAAAAGGCAATCAAAGCAAAGCTGCTGATGTTTTAGGCTGTAACAGAAATACTTTGCATAGAAAATTAAAAGAATTTTCTATAGAGCCACGTGATTTACGCCGTGCTTTACGCAATTCAGAACGCTCTTCGGCAAAATCAACATTCAATGCGCGCTTAGAAGAAAACTCTGCCGAAGCAAGACAATAA
- a CDS encoding GNAT family N-acetyltransferase → MRARAFAVAEIGFLSAYSSKSSIEKRVREFKSYTENNYGFWYAAYLNGEIISDIGLYWNEEFARLHNLKTLKEYRKMGVAQTLIKFAIDDSNQEFFTLDADENGLAINMYKSIGFIVKEKKYGLFSSL, encoded by the coding sequence TTGCGAGCGAGAGCTTTTGCTGTAGCAGAAATTGGATTTTTATCTGCATATTCGAGTAAGTCATCGATTGAAAAAAGAGTTCGCGAATTCAAATCTTATACAGAAAATAATTATGGATTTTGGTATGCAGCATATTTAAATGGTGAAATTATTTCAGATATTGGATTATATTGGAATGAGGAATTTGCACGTCTGCATAATTTAAAAACACTTAAAGAATATAGAAAAATGGGAGTAGCCCAAACATTAATAAAATTTGCTATTGACGATTCAAATCAAGAATTTTTCACTCTTGACGCAGATGAAAATGGCTTGGCAATAAATATGTATAAATCAATTGGATTTATTGTTAAAGAAAAAAAATATGGATTATTTAGTAGTTTGTAA
- a CDS encoding HD domain-containing phosphohydrolase, with protein MSPFEKIDVYCIYKPFDLPIPINNLNLLKINIMKSSINEAFSAKRIDSENLKLFVLTLKQYTENHTQIKSFLRHGTNAKHAGFFILESNNDTITERKKNSADKNKLENIICEFSGQINKNQFIQELKNSIYSLFIRASSDFLSSFSTLRDIESSALKEISQAMTSKSFLAGDFLNLVLKKSMKISAADSGFILIKKGLFDEKNDIRESSKINQIKNQKFILKYKINNSQKISLKKEIYDPKKSKITKIICEEMVGVSWHEESKLIVSKNKKVQSASNQLSELIFDPKTYKIKSYCAFPIRLPSSEVDGFILLLNKKISDDIILDKKTDIENSVVPFPSHDLNLLESLTNQAGIALEHAKLIHDLKQVFESFTAASIIAIESRDPSTKGHSERVATLTVGLADAINQTQTGLYGNLQFSKIQIEEIKYASLLHDFGKIGVREHILQKEKKLFPHELERIQIRFSSIQDRMYANILESYINSLMLKNQAPSENELAKIKLEVRKVAEKLENYWKTILNVNEPAVLSEETFEKISEIAGTQIIIGDNPVPLLTPHEINLLSIKRGSLSQQERIEIESHVTHSFNFLVKIPWSKELKDLPEIVYGHHERLDGSGYPRKLKSKDIPVQAKMMAITDIYDALIARDRPYKKAIPYDRALNILESEVKLGKLDAALFKIFVEAKVGELTLEASSDERSTSVA; from the coding sequence ATGTCGCCGTTCGAAAAAATAGATGTCTACTGCATATACAAACCATTCGATCTTCCTATTCCAATTAACAATTTAAATCTGTTAAAAATTAATATAATGAAAAGCTCAATAAATGAAGCCTTTTCTGCTAAAAGAATCGATTCTGAAAACCTTAAATTATTTGTTCTTACCTTAAAACAATATACAGAAAATCATACACAAATAAAAAGCTTTTTACGCCATGGAACAAATGCCAAACATGCTGGCTTTTTCATACTCGAGTCAAATAATGACACTATTACAGAACGCAAAAAAAACAGTGCAGATAAAAATAAATTGGAAAATATTATATGTGAATTTTCAGGGCAAATAAATAAAAATCAGTTTATACAAGAATTAAAGAATTCTATCTATTCATTATTTATTCGTGCTAGCTCAGATTTTCTCTCTTCTTTTTCAACATTAAGAGACATAGAGAGCAGCGCACTTAAAGAAATCAGTCAAGCAATGACGAGTAAATCATTTCTGGCAGGCGACTTTTTAAACTTAGTGCTAAAGAAGAGTATGAAAATATCAGCGGCAGACTCTGGATTTATCCTTATTAAAAAAGGCCTATTTGACGAAAAAAATGATATCAGAGAGTCAAGCAAAATAAATCAAATAAAAAATCAAAAATTTATTTTAAAATATAAAATAAACAATAGCCAAAAAATTTCACTTAAGAAAGAAATTTATGACCCTAAAAAATCGAAGATAACCAAAATAATCTGCGAAGAAATGGTCGGTGTCTCGTGGCACGAAGAAAGTAAATTAATTGTATCAAAAAATAAAAAAGTTCAATCGGCCTCAAACCAATTATCCGAACTTATTTTTGACCCAAAAACATACAAAATAAAATCATACTGTGCATTTCCGATACGTCTACCGTCGTCAGAGGTGGATGGATTTATTCTATTATTAAATAAAAAAATTTCCGATGATATAATATTAGACAAGAAGACAGATATCGAAAATTCCGTTGTCCCATTCCCTTCACACGATCTTAATTTACTAGAATCTCTGACCAATCAAGCAGGAATAGCCCTTGAACACGCAAAACTTATTCATGATTTAAAACAGGTCTTTGAATCTTTCACAGCTGCTAGTATTATTGCGATAGAATCTCGCGATCCCTCTACAAAAGGGCACAGTGAAAGAGTTGCTACTTTAACTGTGGGCTTAGCAGATGCTATCAATCAAACCCAAACTGGTTTGTATGGAAATCTACAATTTTCAAAAATACAAATTGAAGAAATAAAATATGCATCCCTCCTACATGATTTTGGGAAAATTGGTGTGCGTGAACACATTCTGCAAAAGGAAAAAAAATTATTCCCCCATGAACTGGAAAGAATACAAATTCGCTTTTCTTCAATTCAAGATAGAATGTATGCCAATATTCTTGAATCTTACATCAACAGTCTTATGCTTAAAAATCAAGCTCCTTCAGAAAATGAGCTGGCAAAAATTAAATTAGAAGTAAGAAAAGTAGCAGAGAAATTAGAAAATTATTGGAAGACAATTCTTAATGTCAATGAACCTGCCGTCTTAAGCGAAGAGACCTTCGAAAAAATATCGGAGATTGCTGGAACGCAGATTATCATTGGGGATAACCCAGTTCCTTTATTGACACCTCATGAAATCAATTTATTAAGTATCAAAAGAGGCTCTCTCAGCCAACAGGAACGCATTGAAATTGAAAGTCATGTGACACACTCATTTAACTTTCTCGTGAAGATCCCTTGGTCAAAAGAATTAAAAGATCTGCCTGAAATTGTCTATGGCCACCACGAGCGCCTTGATGGCTCTGGTTATCCAAGAAAGTTAAAAAGCAAAGACATCCCAGTACAAGCCAAAATGATGGCGATAACCGATATTTATGATGCACTCATCGCCCGTGATAGACCCTATAAAAAGGCTATTCCTTATGACAGAGCACTCAATATTTTGGAGTCTGAAGTAAAACTTGGTAAGCTGGATGCAGCTCTCTTTAAAATATTTGTTGAAGCCAAAGTAGGGGAGCTGACGCTTGAGGCAAGCTCAGATGAAAGATCGACTTCAGTTGCTTAA
- a CDS encoding sulfatase-like hydrolase/transferase, producing the protein MKKLKRQYIRIILRPLKALRLSLTYFYGRIALSFALRGIKVPGLDKIKKRMPQSALGAYERRVLIYEIKGERYSFRKGPLWLRIVYETLSYFLSRNRFWILILLKTTVAFLIIAIPILIFILIRGVLPVPERVPYVSINTKLNETSQIRTDWLYTEAPFNDEDLKTPFNYIDPDNARGVVITPVIEPGAPAGLIHFGIGYYPMKLNLLRGFLVSNQAPLVVTRKRNIKIEVEDGNKIRIQYYLFPQKNKAQAQCKIQIKDQNGNIIASTIETTTTQLKTRVANSISAAWNERFLPNTIPNYGKIGEFIINVKTPPQKLVAHVSNLSEEQEKEITSNNSFSENILKQFNINQPQKTGVDLTNDSCIFALGDFSLERTVVSPPKRRGIIFILIDTLRAETAYDSKLMPNLNDFAKTQSIKFLEHRAQGNMTVPSILPLMTSHYSREIGSVAFTYAADQKMKKNFYDKKYPMLATSMQNLGYRVGAIGWLSLFTEAMEGGVDLGFHNAIVSETPEYEARQITEQMGTWLENYGDAPFFLYLHYNTTHGPYKPPLEDIDLKKFLSKPFGLNQKRQLYNGAARYWDTEFVYIVQKLKDLGIYDQVDIIVTSDHGAQLDRQPWNYFQGVPQNIDGGYADKGNSLFDEEVRVPLIIKLADNFKGIGETVSIPTAHVDMLPTLHSLAGGSDISKQLRGFDFSHAIQMNSKLTFQDILQERKSIYFDGHKYAGILYWGGEFKDKPMKYMRQLTPDRVKLYLTHNPWSQVINWYQPEIFSSVNFNTHTEDILANVQNNKLKELRSAYYQNSPSDKVIRFIAKYNGHFTMSLKLKHKEKNNLAKISLIPEGVKYTEKKMSDTVQYDFNGKINPDESIWINLGDSTIEDIKLKENVTPVICPNGNKIAAEYLVDSLQNNICSFFAPPDGIIERNYSIEDQVIVIQKSLSNEQVEQIEGTGGGAALQNALREWGYAK; encoded by the coding sequence ATGAAGAAACTTAAGCGTCAATATATTCGAATAATATTAAGACCATTAAAAGCCCTCCGCCTTTCTTTAACTTATTTCTATGGCCGTATAGCATTATCTTTTGCTTTAAGAGGTATAAAAGTTCCAGGCCTCGATAAAATAAAAAAACGAATGCCACAAAGTGCTCTTGGTGCGTATGAAAGAAGGGTTCTTATATACGAAATAAAAGGAGAAAGATATTCTTTTCGCAAAGGACCTTTATGGTTACGAATTGTTTACGAAACACTTTCTTATTTTTTATCTAGAAATAGATTTTGGATATTAATTTTATTAAAGACAACAGTTGCTTTTCTAATAATAGCTATACCAATTCTAATTTTTATTTTAATTCGTGGTGTTTTGCCAGTTCCAGAACGCGTTCCTTACGTATCAATAAATACTAAATTGAATGAAACTTCTCAAATTCGCACGGATTGGCTTTATACGGAAGCGCCTTTTAATGATGAAGACCTAAAAACTCCATTCAATTATATTGATCCTGATAATGCAAGAGGAGTCGTTATAACACCAGTTATAGAGCCAGGCGCGCCCGCAGGTTTAATCCACTTTGGCATAGGCTATTATCCTATGAAATTGAATTTATTACGAGGATTTTTAGTTAGCAATCAAGCACCTTTAGTTGTTACCAGAAAAAGAAATATTAAAATTGAAGTGGAGGATGGAAATAAAATAAGAATTCAATATTATTTATTTCCTCAAAAAAATAAAGCACAAGCACAATGTAAAATTCAAATAAAAGATCAAAATGGAAATATAATTGCAAGTACTATTGAAACAACTACGACACAATTAAAAACCAGAGTAGCTAATTCTATTTCTGCAGCTTGGAATGAGCGGTTTTTGCCAAATACAATCCCAAATTATGGAAAAATTGGTGAGTTTATAATTAATGTAAAAACACCTCCGCAAAAACTAGTTGCTCATGTTTCTAATCTATCAGAAGAACAGGAAAAAGAAATTACAAGCAATAACTCTTTTAGTGAAAATATTTTAAAACAATTTAATATCAACCAACCACAAAAGACCGGAGTCGATCTCACCAATGATTCCTGTATCTTTGCTTTAGGTGATTTTAGTCTTGAACGGACAGTAGTATCGCCTCCAAAAAGAAGAGGTATTATTTTTATATTAATAGATACATTAAGAGCAGAAACTGCTTATGATTCAAAATTAATGCCAAATTTAAATGACTTTGCTAAAACCCAAAGTATAAAATTTTTAGAGCACAGAGCACAGGGTAACATGACCGTTCCGAGCATATTACCGCTCATGACTTCTCACTACTCCCGCGAAATAGGATCCGTAGCGTTTACTTATGCGGCAGATCAAAAAATGAAAAAGAATTTTTATGATAAAAAATATCCTATGCTTGCAACTTCTATGCAAAACTTAGGCTATCGTGTTGGTGCCATCGGTTGGTTATCTCTTTTTACTGAAGCAATGGAAGGCGGAGTTGATCTCGGTTTTCACAATGCTATTGTTTCAGAAACTCCAGAATACGAAGCCCGACAAATTACGGAACAAATGGGTACTTGGCTTGAAAATTATGGCGATGCACCCTTCTTTTTATATTTGCATTACAATACGACGCATGGCCCCTATAAACCTCCCCTTGAAGATATCGATTTAAAAAAGTTTCTTTCGAAACCATTTGGCTTGAATCAAAAAAGACAACTGTACAATGGAGCCGCTCGCTATTGGGATACTGAATTTGTTTATATTGTACAGAAGTTAAAAGACTTAGGTATATATGATCAAGTTGATATTATTGTTACCTCCGATCATGGTGCACAACTTGATCGTCAACCTTGGAATTATTTTCAAGGAGTTCCACAAAATATTGATGGTGGCTATGCTGATAAAGGAAATTCATTATTTGATGAAGAAGTAAGGGTTCCTCTTATTATTAAACTCGCAGATAATTTCAAAGGGATTGGTGAAACCGTAAGCATCCCCACAGCTCATGTTGATATGCTTCCAACTTTACATAGCCTTGCTGGTGGATCTGACATAAGTAAACAATTGCGAGGATTCGATTTTTCCCATGCCATACAAATGAATTCTAAACTCACTTTTCAAGATATTTTGCAAGAGCGAAAAAGCATCTATTTTGATGGACATAAGTACGCAGGAATTCTCTATTGGGGAGGAGAATTTAAAGATAAACCTATGAAATACATGCGACAACTCACACCTGATAGAGTAAAACTTTACTTAACCCATAATCCTTGGAGCCAGGTGATCAATTGGTACCAACCTGAAATTTTTTCATCTGTAAATTTTAACACGCACACGGAAGATATATTAGCAAATGTGCAAAATAATAAATTAAAAGAATTACGTAGCGCATACTATCAAAATTCTCCTTCGGATAAAGTGATTCGCTTTATTGCTAAATATAACGGACATTTTACTATGTCATTAAAATTAAAACATAAAGAAAAAAATAATTTAGCAAAAATATCATTAATTCCAGAGGGCGTTAAATACACAGAGAAAAAAATGAGTGACACAGTGCAATACGATTTTAATGGAAAAATAAACCCAGATGAAAGTATATGGATTAATTTAGGTGATAGTACTATTGAAGATATAAAATTAAAAGAAAATGTAACCCCGGTTATTTGCCCTAACGGTAATAAAATTGCAGCAGAGTATTTAGTCGATTCTTTACAAAATAATATTTGCTCTTTTTTTGCACCTCCTGATGGAATCATAGAACGCAATTATAGTATTGAAGACCAAGTTATCGTTATACAAAAAAGTTTATCCAATGAACAAGTCGAGCAAATTGAAGGAACAGGCGGCGGAGCAGCTTTGCAAAATGCTCTGCGCGAATGGGGTTATGCAAAGTGA
- a CDS encoding MFS transporter, whose protein sequence is MFKQALIQKDFFNFRISEFLNILSINVVMIAITWWILQDAPSSLPLVLSLSAGFRILSYALLNFLGDSVPYKKILLITKFINLAFVVLIMIFFSTSKFSIYYILPILGMSIIEGITMPIVMSIPPKMVAKEQLGSAMRFEGMLQSLSFILGKVMGGAIIGILGILLSFISTVVGFIISIIFCTMTKFPAINNSEKEKWHKKLLNGYTMLIKNPIELGMACTLTLVNFSFTPFILLGIPLLVKDVFHASALYLGILEASIAVGIFFGSAFTAKFLAKKFSDDILCTFCIIIAAFCLALHSVIENVWVSLFCLFILGQAMITFNITSNTKRMLAMPENYRSRLIGCTKLFIEGGIPLGFLALGFLVERFGIKTALIVFGCIPLLTPFILYKVPNFKKLMRSELKDADNFYIKHGYVS, encoded by the coding sequence ATGTTTAAACAAGCATTGATCCAAAAAGATTTTTTTAATTTTCGCATCAGCGAATTTCTGAATATATTGAGCATCAACGTTGTCATGATCGCAATCACTTGGTGGATTTTGCAAGACGCACCAAGCTCATTACCACTTGTTTTGAGTTTAAGCGCAGGCTTTCGCATATTGTCTTATGCTTTGTTGAACTTTCTCGGCGATAGCGTTCCATATAAAAAGATATTGCTCATAACTAAATTCATAAATTTAGCCTTTGTTGTCTTAATCATGATCTTTTTTAGCACATCTAAATTTTCTATTTATTATATCTTACCTATTCTTGGCATGTCTATCATAGAGGGAATAACTATGCCCATTGTGATGAGCATTCCACCCAAAATGGTCGCAAAGGAACAATTAGGCAGCGCTATGCGTTTTGAAGGTATGCTGCAGTCCCTGAGTTTTATTTTAGGAAAAGTCATGGGCGGAGCTATCATTGGTATTCTAGGCATACTTTTAAGTTTTATTTCCACAGTAGTTGGATTTATTATTTCTATTATTTTCTGCACAATGACAAAATTTCCTGCAATAAATAACAGCGAAAAAGAAAAATGGCATAAAAAGTTGCTGAATGGCTATACTATGTTGATTAAAAATCCAATAGAGCTCGGAATGGCTTGCACCCTAACTTTGGTTAATTTTTCTTTTACTCCCTTTATTTTGCTGGGCATACCTCTCCTTGTAAAAGATGTATTCCATGCTTCTGCGCTTTATCTCGGTATACTTGAAGCTTCTATTGCCGTTGGCATTTTTTTTGGTTCCGCCTTCACTGCAAAGTTTCTTGCTAAAAAATTCTCCGATGATATTTTATGCACATTCTGCATAATAATAGCTGCTTTCTGTCTAGCTCTGCACTCTGTTATAGAAAATGTTTGGGTCAGTCTGTTTTGTTTATTTATCTTAGGGCAAGCGATGATCACTTTTAACATAACCTCTAACACCAAACGTATGCTCGCTATGCCTGAAAATTATCGCTCCCGCTTAATAGGCTGTACGAAATTATTTATTGAGGGAGGTATACCTTTAGGCTTTTTAGCTCTCGGCTTTCTAGTTGAGAGATTTGGCATAAAAACAGCGCTGATTGTGTTTGGCTGCATTCCTCTTCTCACACCCTTTATTCTTTATAAAGTGCCAAACTTCAAAAAATTAATGCGATCAGAACTCAAGGATGCGGATAATTTCTATATCAAACATGGTTATGTCAGTTGA